In Gemmata obscuriglobus, a single genomic region encodes these proteins:
- a CDS encoding helix-turn-helix domain-containing protein, which yields MKKYIVRLSDAERATLSEVVKKLKGSSQKVRRAQILLKADADGPGWTDAKIAEAVGCRTKTVENIRERVVTSGFEVALHGQPRAEPPRAKLLDGQQEAQVIAMRLGPPPKGFANWSLRLLAEQVVALEVVDAISHETIHQTLKKTR from the coding sequence ATGAAGAAGTATATCGTTCGTCTTTCGGATGCGGAACGGGCCACGTTGTCGGAGGTGGTCAAGAAACTCAAGGGATCCTCGCAGAAGGTTCGTCGGGCCCAGATTCTTCTGAAGGCCGATGCCGATGGCCCGGGCTGGACGGATGCGAAGATTGCCGAGGCCGTCGGATGTCGCACCAAGACCGTGGAGAATATCCGGGAGCGCGTGGTGACGAGCGGGTTCGAGGTGGCACTCCACGGCCAACCCCGGGCCGAGCCCCCGCGAGCCAAGTTGCTCGACGGCCAACAGGAAGCCCAAGTCATCGCGATGCGATTGGGTCCGCCGCCCAAGGGCTTCGCCAACTGGAGCCTGCGGTTACTGGCCGAGCAGGTCGTCGCGTTGGAGGTTGTGGACGCCATCAGCCACGAGACCATTCATCAGACGCTCAAAAAAACGCGATGA
- a CDS encoding transposase, with amino-acid sequence MRPAQIVRRLDQRGRECLAERNHSDLLRVPPRRSSYDTRLGIVIFCRVPNPRTRYRDAVKVIVVCDNRNTHTIGAFYEAFDPETARALVRRSEFRHTPKHGSWLNVAECELGAMTRQCVQGRRFATIEELRVETAAWQDYTNDKQRSVDWQFRTDDARNRLKSLYPKIKT; translated from the coding sequence TTGCGCCCCGCGCAGATCGTTCGCCGCCTCGATCAACGCGGGCGTGAGTGTCTCGCCGAACGGAATCACAGCGACCTCCTGCGGGTACCACCGAGAAGGTCATCCTACGATACGAGACTTGGGATAGTTATTTTTTGCCGAGTCCCTAATCCGCGTACTCGCTACCGGGATGCCGTGAAGGTGATCGTGGTGTGCGACAACCGGAACACGCACACGATCGGTGCGTTCTACGAGGCGTTCGACCCGGAAACGGCGCGGGCGCTGGTGAGGCGATCGGAGTTCCGCCACACGCCCAAGCACGGGAGTTGGTTGAACGTCGCGGAATGTGAGCTGGGCGCGATGACGCGGCAATGCGTGCAGGGTAGGCGGTTCGCAACGATAGAGGAGTTGAGGGTAGAGACGGCCGCCTGGCAGGACTACACCAACGACAAGCAGCGTAGCGTCGATTGGCAGTTCCGCACCGACGATGCTCGCAACAGGCTCAAATCCCTCTACCCTAAAATCAAAACCTGA
- a CDS encoding IS66-like element ISGob3 family transposase has translation MTSVPQPPELPSDLPPAVVAYIRALEATVAQLQATVAALQVTVADLQTRLNQNSSNSSKPPSSDGPQVKPAPPKSPSGKRRGGQSGHPKAERTVLPPDTVHTLKPDTCRGCACPLTGDDPNPSIHQVHEIPVVRPQVTEYRCHRLRCPHCGAVTTAPVPADAAPGYGPRVQAVAAMLTGSCRLGKRVVSQLFDDLFGLPIRPATVCKLQHTTAAALAPVAEAALAYTRGHPANVDETCWTQGRQRAWLWVAVSTSVVAFLIRATRGRSAFDDLRDGSAQVHTTDRYPVYTHLPVHRRQVCWAHLRRDFQAMIDRGNDGSPIGAALLACSDELFGHWFRVRDGTLARSTFARVYARAVRARFRTHLGHGGRCGCPKTGAVCRELLAVEPALWTFARVGGVEPTNNAAERALRHAVCWRKTSYGTDSERGSRFVERILTVLASCRRQGRNVLAFLTDAVTAHRTGAKPPTLIPVPAQQPPMMNPTFAGC, from the coding sequence ATGACATCTGTTCCTCAACCGCCGGAGCTACCGAGTGACCTGCCGCCAGCGGTGGTGGCGTACATTCGTGCGCTGGAAGCGACGGTTGCGCAGTTGCAGGCCACGGTCGCGGCTCTCCAGGTCACGGTGGCCGACCTTCAGACCCGGCTCAACCAGAATTCCAGCAACTCGTCGAAACCGCCCTCGTCGGATGGTCCGCAGGTGAAGCCGGCCCCGCCCAAGAGTCCCTCGGGGAAGCGGCGCGGCGGTCAATCGGGGCACCCCAAGGCCGAGCGCACCGTGCTGCCGCCCGACACGGTCCACACCCTCAAACCGGACACCTGCCGCGGGTGTGCGTGCCCACTCACCGGGGACGACCCGAACCCGTCGATTCACCAGGTGCATGAGATCCCGGTCGTCCGGCCGCAGGTGACCGAGTATCGGTGCCATCGGCTCCGGTGCCCGCACTGCGGCGCCGTGACGACCGCACCGGTGCCCGCCGACGCGGCTCCCGGGTACGGTCCCCGGGTCCAGGCGGTGGCCGCCATGCTCACCGGTTCGTGCCGCCTGGGCAAGCGGGTGGTGAGCCAACTGTTCGACGACCTGTTCGGGTTGCCCATCCGTCCGGCCACGGTGTGCAAACTCCAGCACACGACCGCGGCGGCTCTGGCCCCGGTGGCCGAAGCGGCTCTCGCGTACACCCGCGGGCACCCGGCGAACGTGGACGAAACGTGCTGGACGCAAGGGCGCCAGCGGGCCTGGTTGTGGGTCGCGGTGAGCACCTCGGTGGTCGCATTCCTGATCCGCGCCACCCGGGGCCGGAGCGCGTTCGACGACCTGCGGGACGGGTCCGCCCAGGTCCACACGACCGATCGGTATCCGGTGTACACGCATCTGCCGGTGCATCGGCGCCAGGTGTGCTGGGCGCACCTGCGGCGGGACTTCCAGGCGATGATCGATCGGGGCAACGACGGATCCCCGATCGGGGCCGCCCTGTTGGCCTGTTCCGACGAACTGTTCGGGCACTGGTTCCGGGTGCGGGACGGGACGTTAGCCCGGTCCACGTTCGCTCGCGTGTACGCCCGCGCCGTGCGGGCCCGGTTCCGCACGCACCTGGGGCACGGGGGCCGGTGCGGGTGCCCCAAGACCGGGGCCGTGTGCCGCGAGCTGTTGGCGGTGGAGCCGGCCCTGTGGACGTTCGCACGCGTGGGCGGGGTGGAACCGACCAACAACGCGGCCGAGCGGGCCCTGCGTCACGCCGTGTGCTGGCGCAAGACCAGCTACGGCACCGACTCCGAACGCGGTAGCCGGTTCGTGGAGCGGATCCTCACGGTCCTGGCCTCGTGTCGCCGGCAGGGCCGCAACGTGCTCGCATTCCTCACCGACGCCGTCACCGCACACCGTACCGGGGCAAAGCCACCAACACTGATCCCGGTCCCGGCTCAACAACCACCGATGATGAACCCAACTTTCGCTGGCTGTTGA
- a CDS encoding leucine-rich repeat domain-containing protein, producing the protein MTDAGVKELAALKGLTQLDLFDTKVTDVGVKELSGLKGLTRLELTFTQVTDAGVKALSGLTALTTLDLGFTKVTDAGVKALSGLKHLIQLNLGVTVVTDAGVKALAGLKGLTILDLSFTRVTDAG; encoded by the coding sequence GTGACGGACGCGGGTGTGAAGGAGTTGGCCGCGCTCAAGGGCCTCACCCAACTCGACCTGTTTGACACGAAAGTGACGGACGTAGGTGTGAAGGAGCTATCCGGGCTCAAGGGCCTCACCCGCCTTGAACTCACCTTCACGCAGGTAACGGACGCGGGTGTGAAGGCGCTGTCCGGGCTCACGGCCCTGACCACCCTTGACTTGGGGTTCACGAAGGTGACGGACGCGGGTGTGAAGGCGCTGTCCGGGCTCAAGCACCTCATTCAGCTAAACCTGGGCGTCACGGTGGTGACGGATGCGGGTGTGAAGGCGTTGGCGGGGCTCAAGGGCCTGACCATTCTCGACCTGAGTTTCACGCGGGTGACGGACGCGGGGTAA
- a CDS encoding ISAs1-like element ISGob5 family transposase, with translation MSAAPGPRPLIEYLSQIPDPRVELKCFHDLIDVLMIVTCGTIVGADDFVSIAEFARAKESWFRDRLGLTLRNGIPSHDTLNRVFALVRPEAFGRCFRAWVADAAEGLRVPHIPIDGKTMRGSKRVTGTGARKATHIVSAWAQQLGLTLAQVKTDEKSNEITAIPELLERLDLAGALVSIDAMGTQKDIAQQIVAAKGDYLLAVKDNQPRLLEDIQRLAEGALEASYAGRSTDLNEGTGHGREEMRFCFVIDDLESIRDRNVWPRLRSVVVLVSSRTVAGRTSDEVRYYISSRKASAKRFQTWIRAHWCIENSCHWVLDVAFREDDHRLREGHGPQNMALVRKIALAMLKKANAKCGIKNRRLKAGWDNTYLEQVLLKNPED, from the coding sequence ATGAGTGCCGCCCCCGGCCCACGCCCGTTAATCGAGTACCTGTCCCAGATCCCGGATCCGCGGGTCGAGTTGAAGTGCTTCCACGACTTGATTGATGTACTCATGATCGTGACCTGTGGGACGATCGTCGGGGCCGATGACTTCGTGTCGATCGCCGAGTTCGCGCGGGCCAAGGAGTCCTGGTTCCGGGACCGGCTGGGGCTGACGCTGCGCAACGGGATTCCGTCCCACGACACCCTCAACCGGGTGTTCGCGCTGGTCCGCCCGGAGGCGTTCGGGCGGTGCTTCCGGGCGTGGGTCGCGGACGCCGCCGAGGGCCTCCGGGTGCCCCACATCCCGATCGACGGGAAGACCATGCGGGGGTCCAAGCGGGTCACCGGCACGGGGGCTCGCAAGGCCACACACATCGTCAGCGCATGGGCTCAGCAGTTGGGCCTCACGTTGGCCCAGGTGAAGACCGACGAGAAGTCCAACGAGATCACCGCGATCCCGGAACTGCTGGAGCGGCTGGACCTCGCGGGGGCCCTGGTGAGCATCGACGCGATGGGCACCCAGAAGGACATCGCCCAGCAGATCGTGGCCGCCAAGGGGGACTACCTGCTGGCGGTCAAGGACAACCAGCCGCGGCTGCTCGAGGACATCCAGCGGTTGGCCGAGGGGGCCCTAGAGGCGAGCTACGCGGGCCGCTCGACCGACCTCAACGAAGGAACGGGCCACGGGCGCGAGGAGATGCGGTTCTGCTTCGTGATCGACGACCTGGAGTCGATCCGGGACCGGAATGTGTGGCCCCGGTTGCGGTCCGTCGTGGTGCTCGTCAGCAGCCGCACGGTCGCCGGTAGGACGAGCGACGAGGTGCGGTATTACATCAGCTCGCGGAAGGCATCGGCCAAGCGGTTCCAAACGTGGATCCGGGCTCATTGGTGCATCGAGAATTCATGCCATTGGGTGCTGGATGTCGCGTTCCGAGAAGACGACCACCGACTCCGTGAAGGGCACGGCCCGCAGAATATGGCCCTCGTGCGCAAGATCGCCTTGGCGATGTTGAAGAAGGCAAACGCCAAATGTGGGATCAAGAACCGGCGACTCAAGGCCGGATGGGATAATACCTACCTCGAACAGGTACTACTGAAAAATCCCGAGGATTGA
- a CDS encoding prolyl oligopeptidase family serine peptidase, with protein MFALPRAFSALLFAAAVAALATLPASPTRADGPKDNVPDNVRPVPPVGNDIPPADRDAIRAGLAELQQLIKDAGPHELLPDVLIYEKAVRWALDYKEIFDPAPGKDKKPPVPANNVKKVLAAGLERAKALKSGKAPWATQTGAVLRGYQSKIDGSVQPYWLIVPKEYDFAAKTKHRLDFWWHGRYENTVEAGFMANAPGAGGGIIPAPGALILHPFGRFSNANKFAGEIDTFECLEHAKKHYRIDESRLVARGFSMGGAACWQYGAHYPTLWAACAPGAGFSETPEFLKVFQNEKLEPTWYEQKLWHMYNASDTAVNFFNLPTVAYSGEIDSQKQAADVMAREMKKVGLDLKHVIGPKTGHSYEKGAKEEVNRLIDAAVEKGLPKERPEIKFTTYTLRYNRCGWAAVEGLEKHWAAAQVTGTLKDGKWAVRTSGVTRLRLALPADSPKTVEIDGQTVATERPAGVSPVELLFAKGAGGKWARAHEFASGGKRPGSQGPIDDAFMSAFLMVKPTGKAANEKVGAWAEKELKHATEHWRKQFRGDAPLKADAEVTDADIANNNLILWGDPRSNAVLAKIADKLPVKWTDTGVVLGKHTYDAGTHVPVLIYPNPLNPQKYVVLNSGFTFREYDYLNNARQVSKLPDYAVIDVTTPPNARYPGKVVRAGFFGEKWELLDNDGK; from the coding sequence ATGTTCGCGCTGCCACGCGCCTTTTCCGCCCTTCTCTTTGCGGCGGCCGTCGCCGCGCTCGCGACGCTGCCCGCGAGCCCCACCCGCGCCGACGGCCCCAAGGACAACGTCCCCGACAACGTGCGCCCGGTCCCGCCCGTCGGCAACGACATCCCGCCCGCCGACCGCGACGCGATCCGGGCCGGGCTCGCCGAGCTGCAACAGCTCATCAAGGACGCCGGCCCGCACGAGCTGCTGCCGGACGTGCTCATCTACGAAAAGGCCGTGCGGTGGGCGCTCGACTACAAGGAGATCTTCGACCCGGCGCCGGGCAAGGACAAGAAGCCGCCGGTGCCCGCGAACAACGTGAAGAAGGTGCTGGCCGCGGGGCTGGAACGCGCGAAAGCCCTGAAGAGCGGCAAGGCGCCCTGGGCCACGCAAACCGGCGCGGTGCTGCGCGGGTACCAATCCAAGATCGACGGGAGCGTGCAGCCGTACTGGCTCATCGTTCCGAAGGAGTACGACTTCGCGGCGAAGACCAAGCACCGGCTCGACTTCTGGTGGCACGGCCGGTACGAGAACACCGTCGAGGCCGGGTTCATGGCGAACGCGCCCGGCGCCGGCGGGGGCATCATCCCCGCCCCCGGCGCGCTGATCCTGCACCCGTTCGGCCGGTTCAGTAACGCCAACAAATTCGCCGGCGAAATTGACACCTTCGAGTGCCTCGAACACGCCAAGAAGCACTACCGCATCGACGAGTCGCGGCTGGTGGCGCGCGGGTTCAGCATGGGCGGGGCCGCGTGCTGGCAGTACGGCGCCCACTACCCCACGCTGTGGGCCGCGTGCGCCCCGGGCGCCGGGTTCAGCGAGACCCCCGAGTTCCTCAAGGTGTTCCAGAACGAGAAGCTCGAGCCGACGTGGTACGAGCAGAAGCTGTGGCACATGTACAACGCCAGCGACACCGCGGTCAACTTCTTCAACCTGCCCACCGTCGCGTACAGCGGCGAGATCGACTCGCAGAAGCAGGCCGCCGACGTCATGGCCCGCGAGATGAAGAAGGTGGGGCTCGATCTGAAGCACGTCATCGGCCCCAAGACCGGTCACAGCTACGAGAAGGGCGCGAAGGAAGAGGTCAACCGGCTCATCGACGCGGCCGTCGAGAAAGGGCTGCCGAAGGAGCGCCCGGAGATCAAATTCACCACGTACACGCTGCGCTACAACCGGTGCGGGTGGGCCGCGGTAGAGGGGCTGGAGAAGCACTGGGCGGCCGCGCAGGTCACCGGCACCCTGAAAGACGGCAAGTGGGCGGTCCGGACCAGCGGGGTCACCCGTCTGCGGCTCGCGCTCCCGGCGGACAGCCCGAAGACGGTCGAGATCGACGGGCAGACTGTGGCGACCGAACGGCCGGCCGGGGTGTCCCCGGTCGAGTTGCTGTTTGCGAAGGGCGCGGGCGGCAAGTGGGCGCGGGCACACGAGTTCGCGTCCGGGGGCAAGCGGCCCGGGTCGCAAGGCCCGATCGACGACGCGTTCATGTCCGCGTTCTTGATGGTGAAGCCCACCGGGAAAGCGGCGAACGAGAAGGTGGGCGCGTGGGCCGAAAAGGAACTCAAGCACGCGACCGAGCACTGGCGGAAGCAGTTCCGCGGCGACGCGCCGCTGAAGGCGGACGCCGAGGTCACGGACGCCGACATCGCGAACAACAACCTGATCCTCTGGGGCGACCCGCGCAGCAACGCGGTGCTGGCAAAGATCGCAGACAAGCTGCCGGTGAAGTGGACCGACACGGGTGTCGTCCTGGGCAAGCACACCTACGACGCGGGCACGCACGTTCCGGTGCTGATCTACCCGAACCCGCTGAACCCGCAGAAATACGTCGTCCTGAACAGCGGGTTCACGTTCCGCGAATACGATTACCTGAACAACGCCCGGCAGGTCTCCAAGCTGCCGGACTACGCGGTGATCGACGTGACCACCCCGCCCAACGCGCGGTACCCCGGAAAGGTGGTCCGCGCGGGCTTCTTCGGCGAGAAGTGGGAACTGCTCGACAACGACGGGAAGTAG
- the efp gene encoding elongation factor P produces the protein MAATKMIDIRRGMVLNMDGTLFYCLDRDLNTPGNWRAILYLKLKNMTTGAITDERVHPDHKVDVVFLDTKDYTYSYKDGEDFVFVDKESFEPVTLSGDMVGDMMKYLRENDDVKITFYDGRALSMELPQTVTLKVTETEPGIKGATAAAQTKAATLETGLVIQVPSFIAEGELVVVQTEDGKYLRRAKEGK, from the coding sequence GTGGCGGCGACGAAGATGATCGACATCCGGCGGGGCATGGTGCTGAACATGGACGGCACCCTCTTCTACTGCCTCGACCGCGACCTGAACACGCCGGGCAACTGGCGCGCGATCCTGTACCTGAAGCTCAAGAACATGACCACCGGGGCCATCACCGACGAGCGGGTCCACCCGGACCACAAGGTCGACGTGGTGTTCCTCGACACCAAGGACTACACGTACTCGTACAAGGACGGCGAGGACTTCGTGTTCGTGGACAAGGAGTCGTTCGAGCCGGTCACCCTGTCGGGCGACATGGTCGGCGACATGATGAAGTACCTGCGCGAGAACGACGACGTGAAGATCACGTTCTACGACGGCCGGGCGCTGTCGATGGAACTGCCGCAGACGGTCACGCTGAAGGTGACCGAAACGGAGCCCGGCATCAAGGGCGCGACGGCCGCGGCGCAGACGAAGGCCGCCACCCTGGAGACCGGCCTGGTCATCCAGGTGCCGTCGTTCATCGCCGAGGGCGAACTGGTCGTGGTGCAGACCGAAGACGGCAAGTACCTGCGCCGCGCGAAGGAAGGCAAGTAA
- a CDS encoding DUF3467 domain-containing protein yields the protein MADEIKPAAQQQVQIPVDVSNRETVYANFVQAHLNADEVYLELGQFSQVVTPTGPDPIVLSHRVIMNFVTAKRLADLLRRAVSQHEQMFGVVEVDPNRRLRVQQPPV from the coding sequence ATGGCCGACGAAATTAAGCCCGCGGCGCAACAACAGGTTCAGATCCCGGTGGACGTGTCGAACCGGGAGACGGTATACGCCAACTTTGTGCAGGCGCACCTGAACGCCGACGAAGTGTACCTGGAACTGGGTCAGTTCTCGCAAGTGGTGACCCCGACCGGCCCGGACCCGATCGTCCTGAGCCACCGGGTCATCATGAACTTCGTGACCGCGAAGCGTTTGGCCGATCTGCTCCGCCGGGCGGTGTCCCAGCACGAGCAGATGTTCGGCGTGGTGGAGGTGGACCCGAACCGCCGGCTCCGCGTCCAGCAGCCCCCGGTGTAA
- a CDS encoding ISAzo13-like element transposase-related protein codes for MRAQKKIPQTDAIFARLKEINPQADASADTLRLSLDAKAGVQVGAYSRKGKNRVRTKAADHDFRAEEVLTPYGLLLPRDSDLWLYFTTSRVTSDFIVDILDRWWVQHQPRFPRVRTLVINQDNGPENKSRRTQFLKRMVALARQRRRLVRPGQTHSILGIFQ; via the coding sequence GTGCGTGCCCAAAAAAAGATCCCCCAGACCGATGCCATCTTCGCACGGCTGAAGGAGATCAACCCGCAGGCCGACGCTAGTGCCGACACGCTGCGGCTGTCGCTGGACGCGAAAGCCGGTGTTCAGGTGGGGGCGTACTCGCGCAAGGGCAAGAACCGAGTACGAACGAAGGCCGCGGACCACGACTTCCGGGCCGAAGAGGTCCTGACACCCTACGGGCTGTTGCTGCCGCGTGACAGCGACCTGTGGCTGTACTTCACGACGTCGCGGGTGACGAGCGATTTCATCGTGGACATCCTGGACCGCTGGTGGGTACAGCACCAGCCGCGCTTCCCGCGGGTCCGGACACTGGTCATCAACCAAGACAACGGGCCGGAGAACAAAAGCCGGCGAACCCAGTTCCTCAAGAGGATGGTGGCCTTGGCGCGTCAGCGGAGGCGGCTCGTGCGGCCAGGGCAAACGCACTCAATCCTCGGGATTTTTCAGTAG
- a CDS encoding alkaline phosphatase family protein, with the protein MSRFWLAIAAVFLLFVAAGVGGYFLIRPAPPDGPPRQREQPPGAAQPAPPAPSGAAGESPKLVVLFVFDQMRGDYLERWAPLFGPDGFERIKKDGVWFSECHIPYACTSTAPGHASLSTGAAPRDHGIIENEWFDREKGVKVYCCEPVGRAYELVPPLASESKDLNRGAATGYSPERLLVPTVADALREQTGRKGRVFSLSIKDRTAVLMGGQDPSGAYCFDTRDGRFHTGAWYGRKSESFREHAWVKELNDSRLVDSWFNTSWDRLRPKAEADYLKFAGPDDALGEADGFNGQGRTFPHALRGKLTAPAKKYYDAVEGSPYGNELLATLAKKAVTAEKLGRGDAPDLLCVSFSSNDLLGHRWGPDSQEMLDVTLRSDQMVGEFLAFLDKEVGQGRYTLVVSADHGVSPLPELKKYPTAQRVMIDELTTGLPKALDAMFGAAPAAPWVAAFDADTWPWVYLNQKSIKARNLDPDKVTEAAAGWLAGRGYIDTTFTRKQIEDGQFPADQPFKKSVALAYRPDRCGDVIVIPKAGVQVTPYKGGTGHGSPHPYDTHIPFLAYGAGVPPLGKRTEKVSSLAVAPTLAQALGIKPPRAAALPAPEALTKTK; encoded by the coding sequence ATGTCCCGGTTCTGGCTCGCCATCGCGGCCGTGTTCCTCCTCTTTGTTGCCGCGGGCGTCGGCGGGTACTTTCTGATCCGCCCGGCGCCGCCGGACGGCCCCCCGCGGCAGCGCGAGCAGCCGCCGGGGGCGGCGCAGCCCGCGCCGCCCGCGCCGTCCGGGGCGGCGGGCGAGTCGCCCAAACTGGTCGTACTGTTCGTGTTCGATCAGATGCGCGGCGACTACCTCGAGCGCTGGGCGCCGCTCTTCGGCCCCGACGGGTTCGAGCGCATCAAGAAGGACGGGGTCTGGTTCTCGGAGTGCCACATTCCCTACGCCTGCACCTCCACCGCGCCGGGGCACGCGTCGCTCTCGACCGGCGCGGCGCCGCGCGACCACGGGATCATTGAGAACGAGTGGTTCGACCGCGAGAAGGGCGTAAAGGTGTACTGCTGCGAGCCGGTGGGGCGGGCGTACGAGTTGGTGCCGCCGCTGGCGTCCGAAAGCAAGGACCTGAACCGCGGGGCCGCCACCGGGTACTCGCCCGAGCGCCTGCTCGTGCCCACCGTCGCCGACGCTTTGCGCGAGCAAACCGGCAGAAAAGGCCGCGTGTTCTCGCTCTCGATCAAGGACCGCACGGCGGTGCTGATGGGCGGCCAGGACCCGTCCGGGGCGTACTGCTTCGACACCCGCGACGGCCGGTTCCACACCGGCGCCTGGTACGGGCGCAAGAGCGAGAGCTTCCGCGAGCACGCCTGGGTCAAGGAGCTCAACGACTCGCGGCTGGTCGACTCGTGGTTCAACACGAGCTGGGACCGGCTCCGCCCCAAGGCCGAGGCCGACTACTTGAAGTTCGCCGGCCCGGACGACGCGCTGGGCGAGGCGGACGGGTTCAACGGGCAGGGGCGCACGTTCCCGCACGCGCTGAGGGGCAAGCTGACCGCGCCCGCGAAGAAGTACTACGACGCAGTCGAGGGCTCGCCCTACGGCAACGAGTTGCTCGCGACCCTGGCGAAGAAGGCCGTTACCGCCGAGAAGCTCGGGCGCGGCGACGCCCCGGACCTGCTGTGCGTGAGCTTCTCCTCGAACGACCTCCTCGGCCACCGGTGGGGGCCGGACTCGCAGGAAATGCTCGACGTCACCCTCCGCTCGGACCAGATGGTCGGCGAGTTCCTCGCGTTCCTGGATAAGGAGGTCGGGCAGGGGCGGTACACGCTCGTCGTTTCGGCCGACCACGGCGTCAGCCCGCTGCCGGAGCTGAAGAAGTACCCGACCGCCCAGCGGGTCATGATCGACGAACTCACGACCGGGCTGCCCAAGGCGCTCGACGCGATGTTCGGCGCCGCCCCGGCCGCCCCGTGGGTCGCGGCGTTCGACGCGGACACGTGGCCCTGGGTTTACCTGAACCAGAAGTCGATCAAGGCGCGGAACCTCGACCCCGACAAGGTCACTGAGGCCGCGGCGGGGTGGCTCGCCGGGCGCGGCTACATTGACACGACCTTTACACGCAAGCAGATCGAAGACGGGCAGTTCCCGGCCGACCAGCCGTTCAAGAAGTCGGTCGCGCTGGCGTACCGCCCGGACCGGTGCGGCGACGTGATCGTGATCCCCAAGGCGGGCGTGCAGGTCACGCCGTACAAGGGCGGCACCGGGCATGGCAGCCCGCACCCGTACGACACGCACATCCCGTTTCTGGCTTACGGGGCCGGCGTCCCGCCGCTCGGCAAGCGGACCGAGAAAGTGTCGTCGCTCGCGGTCGCGCCGACCCTCGCCCAGGCGCTGGGCATCAAGCCGCCGCGGGCCGCCGCGCTACCAGCGCCCGAAGCACTCACGAAGACGAAATAA